The sequence GTTCCATGGACAGGATATTTCACCATTACATGTAAAGTGGACGAAACTGCCCCCATTGCATGGAGCCAAGGCCTGGCCAAAATAGCCATGTACGGTGAATATGCCCTGACGACTATAAAGTTAACTTGAACTTCGGTACCCTCCACCTGTACAGGTAACCTAATCATTCCCCGTGAAATTACCTGCTTTCTGTCAAAGCCTACCAACGGGGAGTCATATTTTTCCAAATCCTCTTCTCTCAATTGTAAACCATTAAATAGATCATGATACATAATTTTtgcaccacttccatcatccaccagGACCCGCCTCACGTCATATCCCTCGATGCGGATAGTTACTACCAATGCATCATCGTGGGGTTGATACGTGCCCTCCATATCTTTATCAGAAAACCCCAATATCGGCGTTGCCGAGGACCTCATTCTTTTAGCTAGCTGATTGTTTTCCTCCATGGCTCCGTTACCAAAACTGTTTTGTACAGACATGATCCGTGAAGGATCCCCAACCTCTTTTCCCCGCTGCGTCAAAATGACGTTAATGGTGCCTAGAGCTGGATGGGGAGTATTGCCCCAATACCTCCGAGTACCTTGTTGTCCCCCTTGCCCGTCTGGTTTGGCCAAGAAGTGATTAATCTTCCCAGCTTTAGCTAATTGATTCAGATGATCACGCAATGTCCGACAATCTTCTGTAGTATGTCCCTTGTCTTGATGATAATGGCAATAAAGATTTTGATTCCTCGcggatgcatctccactcattttgttAGGTGGTCTAAAATACGGTTCATGCCGAATCTTCTCCAATACTTGATGTATAGGTTCCTTGAATAACGAATTAACTAGAGGAGTTTCAGCGGGCATTGGGCGATTTGAAAAGTCTCGCTTAGGCCGACTACCTTGAAACCCCATTCCCCGAAGATCTTTCTTTTCAGGATATACCCTCACCTTTCCCTTGCTTTGCATTTGATCTTCTTCCACccgtttatatttatctatccgATCCATAAACTGGCACATATCTACAGcggccttcattgtcaaagaTTTTCTTAGTCCATGCTCCGTGGGCAACCTCACCTTAAAGGTTCTCACAACCACATCTTCCACatctccatcaatttcattGTACATTTCCCAATATCGATCGGAGtaggttttgagtgtttctccttccctcatggcTATAGATAATAGAGCATCCAAAGGTTTTGGGATCCTACTACATGTTATAAACCGTGCcccaaatgccctagtcaattCTTCAAAGGACGCTAAGGAACCTTccaccaaagcatcaaaccaccgCATGGCTACTGGCCCCAAACTGGAGGGAAATACTCTGCACATTAGTGCCTCATTATCCGAGTAGACGACCATTTTTTGATTGAAGTGACTGACGTGTTCCACAGGGTCAGTCCTTCcattataaatagtaaatatagGTTGGGAAAACCTGCGGGGGAGCTTTGCCCTATTTATCCTGGCCACAAATGGGGATTTTGAAATTTGCCTTAGagctttacccattgcatcgTTTCCATTCTCGTAGTATGCTCCACCTTCACCATGCGTCTCCTTCTGCTTCTTTTTCCTACCACCCGAAGAAGCGCTAACACGGGCCTCATTGTTAAGAGACTCAAGCACTGGAAGCCCCTTTCCTCCAAATTCTGCTTCAGAACTATCGCTGGAAGAACAAGAAGGGCTCTTCCTTCCCCGTTTCTTACTATCTAAACACCTGCGTAAATAATTTATCTCTGACTGCATTTGTTGCAACACATCGTCCCGAGACATTTGCCCTTCAGTTGGTGATCGCTGCGCAGCCCCCTGACCGATACGATGTGATTCCACCACCACCCCTGAAGTATGTCTCTTCCTTACTCCCTGTTGGAGACTTGCAGTTAGGTCCCTTCTTCGTGAACTTACTGATTCTTCCCTTTTTGGACTCGCCTCAGCCATATGCCTTTAAACAGAACGTCTCATTTTGttgtttcccacagacggcgccaattgtaaggaccaaaaattaGATGACAACAATTACAATTACGACAATGGTTCCTGACTCAAGATccaaatacaatgaatttgtagagagggtcacaacaacaaaagtccccTATTCTGTGTCTTTCCTCTCTATTTATACCCTTTGCCCTTATCATCCCAGCCCTACACCTCACCATCTACTCTATCCCTTACTATTGACACCTGTCTGTTCCTTTATAGTCGGTAGTGGATAGAAGCTTTAGCTCTGTGTTTTGTACTGTTCAGgttatttctacattaatgcaacggacaaAGCTGGTACTTCCTATTCAATGTGGCCAGAATAGTTGGTATAGAACATTTAATGCGATGTTCATAGGTATCCAACC comes from Castanea sativa cultivar Marrone di Chiusa Pesio chromosome 3, ASM4071231v1 and encodes:
- the LOC142629111 gene encoding uncharacterized protein LOC142629111, translating into MAEASPKREESVSSRRRDLTASLQQGVRKRHTSGVVVESHRIGQGAAQRSPTEGQMSRDDVLQQMQSEINYLRRCLDSKKRGRKSPSCSSSDSSEAEFGGKGLPVLESLNNEARVSASSGGRKKKQKETHGEGGAYYENGNDAMGKALRQISKSPFVARINRAKLPRRFSQPIFTIYNGRTDPVEHVSHFNQKMVVYSDNEALMCRVFPSSLGPVAMRWFDALVEGSLASFEELTRAFGARFITCSRIPKPLDALLSIAMREGETLKTYSDRYWEMYNEIDGDVEDVVVRTFKVRLPTEHGLRKSLTMKAAVDMCQFMDRIDKYKRVEEDQMQSKGKVRVYPEKKDLRGMGFQGSRPKRDFSNRPMPAETPLVNSLFKEPIHQVLEKIRHEPYFRPPNKMSGDASARNQNLYCHYHQDKGHTTEDCRTLRDHLNQLAKAGKINHFLAKPDGQGGQQGTRRYWGNTPHPALGTINVILTQRGKEVGDPSRIMSVQNSFGNGAMEENNQLAKRMRSSATPILGFSDKDMEGTYQPHDDALVVTIRIEGYDVRRVLVDDGSGAKIMYHDLFNGLQLREEDLEKYDSPLVGFDRKQVISRGMIRLPVQVEGTEVQVNFIVVRAYSPYMAILARPWLHAMGAVSSTLHVMVKYPVHGTVGVLHGSQLVARQCLMSANIRTSQSSSTGEITEPS